The Podospora pseudocomata strain CBS 415.72m chromosome 1 map unlocalized CBS415.72m_1, whole genome shotgun sequence genome has a segment encoding these proteins:
- a CDS encoding uncharacterized protein (EggNog:ENOG503PY5P), with protein sequence MEDLSHLWERQITALRDSFSADSSVGAPTSGSPSLQRGDGGRDYDTHESEHGWDDKINSVVDALDELALQSPTGKTNTTATQSPRTPWFPNGDAYTETVPLRSSKIQALPVLPWPTDPPTPSPSLWPPQQNQKDHQEQLLCPHYTARQLPLSPSTLSSRTAVPGSTMVTPATTLHSPLPFIQSVPPSSVSALCLSWAPPLARPGPDGQLFSPSLPTNTEAVRTCFKKRGWRVQCRLIPNDYSTSAVETVVDKFLAQSQNQTVQHEKRNRSRSEVTSRGGELLIVYYHGFGATEEDGRLRLSSDEGSHFYWDDVRDPIMQHPGDVLLIFDCTAPFPLSSSKSNRSQQSHTGEEAKPPQEIRLFMGPGVLSRKGTKQVLGVCVPSSLASGRSGFGAEPLNIWFKLSKEKQKPEMAEKPRARPRSLLLPGFDLNDLEPSDSAEPQGDQGAAQPELEQTSSPWKLDDTMTKALCRILDRDRNRVKTEVGMNEILSVQRLCSLVREDIRQTSTLPSTIGSEQREAIREVERGLAGRVFVTQLGGGQIQDIYLPCLGA encoded by the exons ATGGAAGATCTCTCTCATCTCTGGGAACGTCAGATTACTGCTTTGAGGGATAGCTTCTCGGCAGACAGCAGTGTAGGGGCGCCGACGTCCGGGTCTCCAAGCCTCCAACGCGGTGATGGGGGCAGAGATTATGACACCCATGAGTCTGAGCATGGATGGGACGACAAGATCAACTCGGTAGTCGATGCTCTAGACGAGTTGGCTCT ACAATCGCCTACCGGAAAGACCAACACTACCGCCACTCAAAGTCCCCGGACACCTTGGTTTCCGAATGGGGATGCTTATACCGAGACGGTGCCTCTGAGGTCAAGTAAGATTCAAGCTCTGCCTGTTCTTCCATGGCCGACAGATCCGCCtactccatccccatcactaTGGCCACCTCAACAAAATCAGAAAGATCATCAGGAGCAGTTGCTGTGCCCACATTACACCGCCCGCCAGCTTCCCTTGTCCCCATCTACACTGTCAAGCCGAACAGCAGTCCCAGGCTCCACGATGGTGACGCCAGCAACCACGCTTCACTCACCACTGCCGTTCATCCAATCAGTCCCACCCTCATCTGTATCAGCCCTCTGTCTATCCTGGGCACCGCCGCTGGCTCGCCCTGGACCTGACGGCCAGCTTTTCAGCCCCAGCCTACCGACGAATACTGAAGCCGTCAGGACATGTTTCAAAAAGAGAGGCTGGAGGGTGCAATGTCGGCTGATTCCTAACGACTATAGCACATCAGCGGTCGAGACGGTGGTTGATAAGTTTCTTGCCCAGAGCCAGAACCAGACAGTTCAACACGAAAAGAGAAATAGATCTCGGAGTGAAGTTACGTCAAGGGGTGGAGAGCTGTTGATTGTATATTATCACGGGTTTGGAGCCACAGAAGAGGAtgggaggctgaggttgagcAG TGACGAAGGAAGCCATTTTTACTGGGATGATGTGCGCGACCCAATCATGCAACATCCAGGGGATGTTCTTCTCATATTCGACTGCACGGCCCCTTTCCCACTGTCGTCCTCCAAGAGTAATCGATCACAACAATCTCATACTGGGGAGGAAGCCAAACCCCCTCAAGAAATCAGGCTTTTTATGGGCCCTGGTGTGCTCTCTAGAAAGGGAACGAAACAGGTGCTCGGCGTGTGTGTCCCTTCTTCGTTGGCTTCGGGAAGATCAGGATTTGGAGCAGAGCCATTGAATATCTGGTTCAAATTgtcaaaagaaaagcaaaaaccAGAAATGGCCGAGAAGCCTCGTGCACGGCCAAGGTCACTTTTGTTGCCCGGATTTGATCTGAACGATCTGGAACCCTCAGATTCGGCTGAGCCTCAAGGTGACCAAGGAGCAGCACAGCCAGAGCTCGAACAGACGAGTTCCCCGTGGAAGCTCGACGACACCATGACAAAAGCGCTCTGCAGAATCCTGGACAGAGATCGAAACCGAGTGAAGACGGAGGTGGGGATGAACGAGATATTGTCTGTGCAACGGTTATGCAGTCTTGTTAGGGAAGATATACGACAGACATCAACTCTACCATCGACCATAGGATCGGAGCAAAGAGAAGCGATAAGGGAAGTGGAGAGGGGGCTGGCAGGAAGGGTATTTGTCACACAACTTGGTGGGGGACAGATACAGGACATTTACCTGCCTTGTCTTGGTGCTTGA